CTCTAAGGAGGAAAAACCAGGTTGGAGtattttggttggttggttgatcttttaaagacagggcttttctgtgtagacttgactgtcctggaatccactctgtagaccaggctggccttgaactcagatccaccttcctttgccttggaaggcctgcaccaccaccacgtcCCTGGGGTGGAGTTCTTAGCCTGAACCTTCTGCTGCTGAGACTGAATGGTAGGGTTTCCCCGAGGGTTTACTTGTATCACTTCCCAGCAATAGGACAGGCTTCCAGAATGAGACCAACTGTTGGCTGGAGGCTTGGGTGACAGCCTCTTCAAGATCGGGATTAGTGAGGATCTGAATCAGAGGTCCCATTTTGTTGATAACCCAAATGTCACTTTTGACCAACTGTCCTTTCTGATTATAGCCCACAGGGGGGTGTCTGTGTCATACTGAGTCAGCACTGAGCTTGAGTTCTACTCTGTAGGCAGAGATCTGGGTCGTACTCAGAATCTGTGCTGCACCTGCTTTTCTCATGAACTGCCTCAGCCTTGAGTGGTCTCACAGctagaagctggagttacaggtgtacTGTGACAATACTGGGCTCTCTGGTTCTGGGTCATCCTGCAGCTTGTTCTGAAAAACATGTAGAAGGGCTGCCATGTTTCAAAGGAACCAAAGAATAGGTGGTCCGAAGGCCACTCTGGTACTAGAAAGATCACTCAGAGATACTCAAAACGGACTTGGAGAGGCTCTGTGCCATAGGAAGGCTCACACATTGCTCTGAACGGAGAAATTCAGGGGTCTGATATTTGATCATGATCTTGaacagtgacccctcccccaactaTAGAGCTTCCCCTCCACAGAAGCACTGTGGGCGTTCTCTTGATGAACTAggagaagcaaacaaaaagggCCCAGAAAGGAGCAAGGGCTGGAGAATTTGAAAGCATCTGTCTTTGTATCCGGACCTCCAGCTGGAACAGTGAGAGCAAGCACATCCCAAGGCCAAGAAAGCTAGTAAAACAGGGAATAGTGtgtggggctgggggggggagtGCACTTAGCTGGAATCCCCACAGCTCTAAATCAACTGGCTGGGCCTAGTCTCAGATCCTTGAACTTCCTCATTGGCAATAGGGTAACTCCCTTGGCTACAAAATCATCAAAGCTCTATAAAACCCCATGCTGTTGCCATGGAGACACCAATCGTGGAGCCCCTCAGACTGACTGCTGCGTGTATGCGTCTTGCTGGGACATTCTCTTGGGATGAACTGCAAGGAACCTGGTGGGTGgcatttgctttggttttgtttgcagGATCtcatccaggctggtcttggttTCTGAGTAGCCAAGGCAGATCATCCTGCTGCCTAaatgctggagttataggtgtacATTTGGAACCTGATGCCTTCCTTATCCGTGATCCTGCCATGACTCCTCTGCACGAGTGCTAGGTTATATGAAAGGAGCATGCCACTCATTCCCTGCCTGATACACCATCTTGTCTGGTTTGCCAGCTGTGGTTTCTGTGATTCTTCTGTTGTTGTCCAGGCCTCTTGTCACATACTTCTACCTACAGAAAGCCTGGCTCCTTGGCTCTGGGCTTCCCCTTCCTTACCATCTGGCCCACCAGCATCCAGTCTGGTCTGGATCACTTTGTGTTCTTAAACTTGGATCATGCGAGCATGCCTTTGTAACTAATGTTTCATGGGTACCCAAGCCAACCACCTACAAACCTCTGCCCTTTGGGCTGAGACTAGAGTCACTTGTGGCTTCCACAGCATCATACAGCTCATAGATCTCGTCCGGGTTCCTGCAGGGATACCTGAGATGAGGGCCTCCTTTAGCCTTATACCCATGCCTGgcccctttctcccagcactcactgCAGGGTCTGTTGAGGTTGGGCTGGGAAGTGGGTCTCGGAAGAGCCAGTCTTCAGGACAGCTGTGGAAGAGAGAGGACGGGAAGGAAGTGGCTCTACCCAGATATTCCCCCTCCTCTGCCTGAACCACCTACTCTAACTCACCTGTGGCCGTTGCTGAGGCTCTCCGGAAGCTTTGGATACTGATGGGGACAGGTGGTAATGGGGGCTTGGCTGGAGGAGATCCCAGGCTGCTGGCTGAAGGCAAAGGCCTTCGCTGGGGCGGGTGCTGGACTTGGAAGTCTTCTGATCTCCAATTGGGTGTCCGAGAGATTCCATACCCAGGGCTGAGGGGGAACTGGGGGCTGGAACCCTCAAAGGCAGAGGGCAGCGAGCACTCAGATACTGAACCAGGAAGTTTGGGCTTTCCTGGCAGACCCTTGGGAAAGTCAGGCTGGAAGAACTTGCCATGTTGAGGCTTCAGAAACTTCCTGGGGAGTGAGCTGAACTCAGGCTCTGAGGATGTTCTAGGGAGATGACCCAGTTCCTGCTGCGAAGGCTTCTTAGAAGGCACTTTGGGGGCTGGCTGCTGAGGCTTCTTGGGAAATTTGCAGACTTCGGGCTCTGAGGATGTCCTGGTAAGGTCACTTAGCTGGAGCTGTGGATGCTTCTTGGGCAATGCATGGACGTCCGGCTGCAGGGAGTGAGATGGGGGATTATGTGACTCAGGCTTCCAGGGGGCTGTCTGGGGGACCTCATAGGACATGGGCTGCTGTGGATACTTTGTGTAACCAGTGGCCTGAAGAGATGGAGATTTCTTGAAATTCTCATTGAGCTCAGACTGCAGGGACTTCTTGGGAAAGGTACTGACGTCAGGCTCTGGCGAGTTGGGGTAAAACTCACTGGACCCAGGCTTGGATGTCTGAGGAACTTCACTGGACTCTACCTGTGTCAGGGACTTCCTAGAGGAACCAGCAGCCTGAGACTGCAGTGGCTTCTTGGGCAAGGACTTCAGAGGGGCCTCACTGGATTCAGGCTGCCAGAACTTCTTGGAAAATGTGGTAGGTTTGAGCTCTACTGAGGGCCTGGCAGGATTGCTGAGCTCAGATTTCAGGGGCTTCTGGGTAGATATACTAGGTTCCTGGGGTTCCCCAAGCTGTGGAGACTTGGTGAGTTCACCAAACTCGAATTTTGGAGGCTTCTTGGGGAGATTAGTGAACTCAGGCAGTGAGGGCTTAGGGAAGCTGGCAAACTGGGGCTGTGGGGGCTTCTTGGAATCTGTGAACTCAGCCTGTGAGGGCTTCTTGAGATTAGTGAACTCTGGATGTGGAGGCTTCCTTGGGAAATGTTTGAGTTCAGGCTGTGGTGACTTTCTGAGACCCTCTGACTGTGAGGTCTTCTTGGGGATGTCCGTAAACTGCAGCTGCAGGGGTTTCAGGGACACTGTGCTGAGCTCAGACTGTGAGGCCTTCTTGGGCTGCTCACTTAACTCAGTCTGTGGAAACTTCTTCAGGAGTTTGTTGAACTCAGGCTTTATGGGTTTTCTGGATGGTTCTCCAGGCTCTTGAGAGGCCTGGAACTTAGCTTGGAGGTTTCGGAAGTCCTGATTGCTTCCCTAAGAAGACAGGAAAGCAAATGGAGAAACAACTAGGTACCTACAGATACAGTTGGTCATAGACACACAAACCAAACCCAtcaccttccctttccctttggcTCCCATTCTAccattgcttcttcctcagcctcagcTCTACCTCAGCCAGCTTCTCTTTTTGGATAAGAGCTATTCCTCAGGTTCCTGGAAGCCACACACCCCTGACTCCTCCACCCAAGCTGGGTCAAACCTCATCTCTAACAGGACCTAGCTCCTGATGCCTCTACTAGCCCTCTACTAGCCCATGATTCCCACATGGTACTTCCCGTCAGTGAAGTACTTCCCAATATCCTCAGCCTTTGCGCCTTCTGCTCCCATTTGGTTCCCTCTTTGTCCCCTGCCTGACCACCAGGTTCTCCCCAGCCTGTTTTGTTCTGATTTCAAAATACATccgggccaggcagtg
Above is a window of Microtus pennsylvanicus isolate mMicPen1 chromosome 6, mMicPen1.hap1, whole genome shotgun sequence DNA encoding:
- the Pram1 gene encoding PML-RARA-regulated adapter molecule 1, which codes for MGVKLGAFSDWQSSPGERTQLPGPWKLRGTNIGKSLICPGRHPPSLWKGPLGWNPGLTTACLPACLPAGYLAPSRIVWEHTHGRYSCMQCDFSTASRPTMTLHLQDHRPNTPTDLAPGSLRAGARAGKAEAMKPEARASGAETTDTSSKQQPKLRAHSPPEATSPPEAMGSNQDFRNLQAKFQASQEPGEPSRKPIKPEFNKLLKKFPQTELSEQPKKASQSELSTVSLKPLQLQFTDIPKKTSQSEGLRKSPQPELKHFPRKPPHPEFTNLKKPSQAEFTDSKKPPQPQFASFPKPSLPEFTNLPKKPPKFEFGELTKSPQLGEPQEPSISTQKPLKSELSNPARPSVELKPTTFSKKFWQPESSEAPLKSLPKKPLQSQAAGSSRKSLTQVESSEVPQTSKPGSSEFYPNSPEPDVSTFPKKSLQSELNENFKKSPSLQATGYTKYPQQPMSYEVPQTAPWKPESHNPPSHSLQPDVHALPKKHPQLQLSDLTRTSSEPEVCKFPKKPQQPAPKVPSKKPSQQELGHLPRTSSEPEFSSLPRKFLKPQHGKFFQPDFPKGLPGKPKLPGSVSECSLPSAFEGSSPQFPLSPGYGISRTPNWRSEDFQVQHPPQRRPLPSASSLGSPPAKPPLPPVPISIQSFRRASATATAVLKTGSSETHFPAQPQQTLQNPDEIYELYDAVEATSDSSLSPKGRDEVQTTQQVTRWPQQDAELRKNATQLQQLPPTDPKLLKQIRKAEKAEREFRKKFKFEGEIVIQTKMMIDPNAKTRRGGGKHLGIRRGEILEVIEFTNKDEMLCRDPKGKYGYVPRTALLPLETEVYDDVSFWDPLDNQPFPQGQ